The DNA sequence ACAATTATTTTGGTTACCAAGCCAATAGATAATTAGCCTTGATAATGATAACTATTACCAAAATCATATATGTTACACTTGGACAATTATCACAGAATTACACAAATATGGAAATTTCTTAATTTTCTTGTAGCAATGATCCAAAGAGCGAGATCATTACCAGAAGTGGCAAGGCACTCGCAAGTGGGAAATGATCATATGAAAAACTGGTAAAGCCGTAAAGAATCCTAATCTGCATACGCAATGCTATCGATAAATCTGGTCAAAGACATACTTCTCTGAGTAAAGACTTTTAGGATCTGACTATTCTCTGCACAAAAGGTAACCAAATAAtttctcacacccaaaatgCCAAAATGACCAATGTTGCTAGTACGCTACTACCATTGGATTCCAAATTTTACCATATCAAATTCTGAAACCAAAAAATTCAACCTTTTAAGGCAGACTCCCTCCACTAGTCTTTCCCTGACTCACTTACATTCGTCAAGAAAATACAGAAGAAAACACAGGGGACAAGAATCCCAATAGAAATCACCAAAACCCAGTAAGCATTTTGATGAGAATCGACCCAATAATGAGACCCAAATCCCTGAAAGGGAATTGGAGCTCCAGGTTGAAGTTCAAGGCCAAGCTACGATTACCCACCGTCCTCGTTTTctgctctttcttcttcctcgccGGTTTCTTCAtctcctctcttttctctcagGCAAATAAAGTTCCCATTTTTATATCATCATGGgtttcattttgtttgtttgttagttttggttttggttttggttttttccGAGTTGAATTTAATACCTTTTATGTCTTGGCAGGATGTAGATGGTGGTGGCAATACACCCAGAACGAGGTTGCTGGAAACAGAGTACGAAACGCTGCCGTTTGGGGAGACTGGAGACGAGTCTTTAACTTCAATTCCCTTCCAGGTATCAACTTGATCAACTTAGAGTTGTGTTGGTACTTATTGAATCAAAGATTGGGTTTTTATtctgattaaataaaaaataaaataaaagattggATTTTTATTGGCTAACGAAAATGGGTTTTGATTAAAGGTGTTGAGCTGGTATCCGCGAGCATTATATTTTCCTAATTTTGCTTCTGCGGAGCAATGTGAGACTATAATCGATTTGGCAAAGCCGGCCCTTAAACCCTCGACCTTGGctttgagagagggagagactgaGGAGAACACAAAGGGAATTAGAACAAGGTAGTACAATAAAAACCTTTTCATGGTTTTGATCATTGGTGTTTGTGTTTGTTGTGCATACCCTTTTTTATATATGCATCAGAAACTTGAAGACTGGCCTGATAGTGTGATTGTTGATTTGAGCTTACGATTAAGTAACTAGAATCTGATGAGTGAATTTGTTGAGTTTTAGTATTCTAAAATTCGGTTCTCTCTTTTTCGATCAGTTCTGGGATGTTTCTTTCGGCTTATCAAGACAAGTCTGGGACTTTGGATGTCATTGAGGAAAAGATTGCAAGAGCAACAATGATTCCCAGGACCCATGGAGAGGTACTATTTAGTGTTTCTTTGATAGCCTAGAGCTTATAATCATGATCAACTCACAAAATCATAAGAAATATCGCTCTGTTGCATTGCCAAAGTGATTTATATACCTCAGATACACATAAGAATGTACTACATGCACAAACTGGGGGGGAATGGGCAATGGTTTCAGGTTCTGTTTTTTGACATGCTGGTTGAAAAGTTGTTTAGCTGGTAGCGTTGACAATTTTACATAAATATGTGGATATTGCATCGTGGGTTACAACCAGATTAGTGGTAAATATACAAGTAATGATCAGATGCTGTCTTAATCACAGTGATGGCATTTCTCTTATGCTAATAACTATGTTTGACCCTGTTTATGAGTTTATATGCGTGTGCCTCTACCCACCAAAGTAATTCAAAGTGATATGAACTCATTACAATATAAACTTTTGTCTTAATCACAATGATGACTTATCTTTTGTTGAATTAGTTGACCTTTTATTTCAGGCCAATTTGTAACATTGTCTGAGCTGTGAGGATATCATCATGTTTCAGGCATTCAACGTCTTGCGTTATGAGATTGGGCAGAAGTATAATTCTCATTATGATGCATTCCACCCGGAGGAATATGGTCCACAGACAAGCCAAAGGGTACATCTTCAGTATAAAATTCAGTTTTTCATTTGGTTATTATTTGTTTCTCCGTCAGTGGTCAATTTGCCTCTTCAATGATTAAACACTTCATCTAACCATTAAGAAATTGTAATGGTACCAAAAGGTTGTAAAGAATCCTTATATCAGTCCTAATTGACCTTGTGCAGGTTGCATCATTCCTGTTGTATTTAACTGATGTTGAAGAAGGCGGGGAAACAATGTTTCCATACGAGGCAAGATtcttattttctctttctttctttcaatgGCTCTTTTTGGTTCCTTGGTGAtcatccttttttctttttggctgcAGAGTGGCTTGAACCTGGATGGAAAACATGATTCTCAGGAATGTATGGGTTTGAGAGTGAAGCCGCGTAAAGGAGATGGCCTTCTGTTTTATTCATTGTTCCCTAACGGTTCCATTGACCCTGTTAGTCTTTCATCCCATCATTGTCATTGCAATTTTTCCCTTTAATTTCCTCTGTGAAACATGGAATTATAGTCTCTATATGTCGATAAGGGTGTTATATTTTAGTTACTCGCCATTACTGATATTGCATAATGGTTGTGCTATACATTCATCATGAAACAAGTTGCTTTCCTCCTTACTGCATTCTGATTTCACTATTGGTTGGCTTACTCTGCAGTTATCAATACATGGGAGTTGTCCTGTAATCAAAGGCGAAAAATGGGTGGCTACAAAGTGGATGAGGGATCAAGTACAAGAGGAATGAATAGTTGTAGTTGTCAACACAGTGAACACAGAGTATTGTGAGTGCATTGCTCAAATTTTCATCTTCACCTGAGCATTGAGCACACAATCCCCACCTCAACTTCCCCTTGGTTATGGGCCTTACTTTTGTTCTACGATCGGAGTTTTGAGAAATCTCTGGGTGTTGATATCTGGTCCCATTcaattaaataaagaaagttGATCATATACCAGCGAATGTGTCTTGTTTAGCTACGAGCCTCACAAACTAATTCATTCGACTAAAatcatttggtttttttttcttggcaaaGACTAAACACCTATTGGAGTCCTACACTATCCTCTtatcacaagttcacaacagaaaagaagaaatcttTGATCATTGTTACCTGGCAAATGAGCAATTCACTGGATTCCTAGTTTTTACAAAATTATATTTGGTGAATTCAAAGATACAAGAAAGTAACCAACCCGGAAAATTAAAGTCGGGTATAATGTCGTCTACTTTGACCTCTTTTACACTGTGTTTGCAAACATGCAAATTAGTCCCATTGAACTAACAGAAGACTTAATTCACCAACGTGTCGTGTGTGACATATTCCTACTTAACCAATCATCAAGTCACGTTAAACATTTGAGTGAGAAATGCAAAAGTATTAGGACCATTCCTTGATTttcaatctttctttctttttatctctttATTATGCCAACTAAGGGTTTGACTGCGAAAgtgtgtttcttttcttttctcagccGGGGAGGTGCCTTTTTGACAACGCTACGTGTTTGCCTATGGAGCTCCCAACTTTTTTtggtacataaaaaaaaaaacaaaacaaaaacaaaaagcaaaaaacaaaaCTCCCGACTTTGAAGAGATGGTGGATCCCCATTGAGCGTCGTGACTTGCTCCCCACCCCACTTCATGACCTTGACGATGATGGCTATTTTGAAGTGCCCCGAGGTTTCCTGGTCCAAATAGGAATGCAGGATCAGTACCAAAGTTGGCTTTCGTTTCGAAATCAACGTCTTTTAGGGAACCAATTTCTGCAGACTACGAAGCTTACAATCCAtatttgaaaggaaaaaaaaaaacattgtaaGCTTCAATGATCCAAATTCGTAATCTATCCCACAGTTCCAGTGATGATGACGATGATCTTATGAGGAGCACTACCACTACTAGTCATCATTCATCAAGCCTTCAGCGCCCAACTGATATCAACTGGAGAAGAACCGATTTCAAGGTCATCTATCGAGTTGGAGTTGGTCAATTGCAAGGCAATATCTGAAAATTGGACCAGAGTATGGGACAAAGACGATGCTAACCTTTCGAAAGAGGAAGGCGATGAAGATGAATGGTTATCTCTTGGTTCAGAAGTTCGTAAGACTGTTGTGTCCTTGGTGGTTGGAATATCTTAAATGGCTTATCTCTTATGTCTTAGAGAcctcattttcatttttgtttgtgTCAATTTGATCCTCTACCTGGGGCTTCAGAATGATGCTGGTAATTGATGTCGTGGAACGGTACGCTGCTATGTGAATATtgattcccaaaaaaaaaaaaataataaaataaaataataataataataatagttagCCATATTTTGAAATAGTGCAATTATATATTGGGTTCAGCCTAATGGTGTTAGACTCCCTACACATGACCATACTTTTCAGAGAAGGCTCCTTGTTTTCGTTTACCATTCTATTGAGTACAAGGTTTTGACAAACTATACTTGTCATTATGCCACTATAAGTGGAAGAATTACAACCCAAATCAAAAAGAaccaaaaagaatatatatatttaaaaaatggTCAAAATGGGGATGACAGAGACTTGCAGTTCTCCCCTACTGCTAATCGACTGATCCCTGAACTCCAACTAGTAGTCTACACAGCTGGTAGTAAGCATGTACGTCCCTTCTCTTATCCCGACTAACCTGCAGATGTGCACAGAAACTTAGGAGGCTGAGATGGGTTGGGAAACTTGAATTGGACACACTGGCAAAGAATCGATAGCTGACTTCCGCCTTGGGCAAGACTTTCAGTTAATTCCTATAGAATATACAAGACCATATCAATCAAAATTCTTGAAACAATATGTTGTTTTTTCCATATTCATCTTCCATACTTCAAGAGTGGTATACCTCAGTTAAGTGTTAGGCACATGATTTCTTCTGTTAGTCAATGATTGTTTAATGATGTCTGACTCAGCCAATACGCTGATGATTTAGTACCAGTTCATAATTTGTGCCAGTTCTGATGATTTAGTACCAGTTCATAATTTGTGCCAGTTCTGATATGGTTGCTTCCCCCATCGCTTCAAGACATGCATGCAACCGGCTGCTGTGAATAACCCAAGGGCAGCAAATGCTATGATCGTTGAGTTTCCAATGTTATTGTGGTACTTTCCCTGTATTGGGGAGCAACGAAAGTCAGTAGATGGCAGTTTAATCAATAAATCATATGGAAATCATAAATTTTTGTTATAAAGGCTGGCCACCACCATTTGTAGTCCACAATATCCCACGGCAAGGAGAGACACttgattgtttgttttgtatGACGAAGTGACCCTAGAATGAAACACTTACTTGCACCAGAAAAAGCAGAATTGCTGCATTTGCGGGGGCTTGAGAAAGGCTTATCATCCCTCCACGCAGTGCATTAGGCACATACCTGTGAACCAAGAAGTAGGAAAATTATCAGATTGACATCCATGTAACAAAAGTTGAATCTGATGTGTGTTAGAAGCGATATCAGCTCATTGAAAAGAACGACTAGTTTAGTTTACATGGTTCTCAATCTGGCAAGTGAAGGCAAAACCACGCCAAGGCCGGCATGAAATATGCAAAATAGTGTCACTAGCATCCCAACTTCCTGCATCATCAATTAAAAGTTTAAGCTTTTAAATATCTAGCATCAAACAGAGCTGATGACTACATTTTTCATATTTCCAAAGACATAACAAATCCTTACCTGATAATCATAAGCTGTTATGGACATTACCAGCCCCAGTACAATGAATGCATATACTAGGCAATCATCAGTTCTAAGGGATGACAGTCCACTAATGAGCCATGGGAATACTGTGCTTCCAAGCATTCTTGATCCAAGAAAACATGGATATATCAACCCTAGGTGCACTTCTCGTCCATCAGCCTAAAATCATATCATGTTAAAACTTACAGAAGAAATTAAATCGTATGCAGATAAAGAATTTGCATGGTCCACCAGATTGAAGGTCTTGACTAACCATAGAATTTTATCGGTCCAATAGGtggagaacaagaagaagaataacAGTAACATATTAAACAACCTAACCTTTGATTCAATAAGAATCTTGCTTTAGAATATAGATCCCTTACCCCTATTGTTGCGGTCTTGACTACTCTAGAATTTTTTGGTCCAATTAGTGgagaacaacaagaagaatatcatTAACATATAGCCATTAACATATTAAGCAACCTAACCTTTGATTCAATAAGAATTTTGCTTTAAAATATAGATCCCTTACCACTATTGTTGGGGCCCATAGTATCCAGAATACTGCAACAGAGAAGTGAAGGCAAGCTTGTGCCCATGCCAAAAGCCATACTCTTTTATCTGTTAATCATATAAAGTTGCACCATTAAGaataaataccaaatttaaagGTAAGGATGCTCACATCATGCCTTGTAATTTTGTAAAGCACTATGCAGAAGGGCCAGCTTAAGCATCATAAGCTGACACCATATATACATCAATCCACCGAACCTACCAATAATAATCTGATGGCTCGGTGAATATTGTACAAGACACTTCCAACTAAAGAGTGTGAAGATGCTCTACAAGTACTCATCTCATTACTGGAAAGGTGACATAAATGATTGAACTATTCAAGAAGGTTATAGAAATGAAAATTGCATGTCCTAGGACAGAGGTAGTAGAATACGCATGCTTCACTGTTTCTGGAACTATACCACTCAAACTCATTCAATAACTGATTATTTTTCAAACTGCATGTATTCGAGCAGTATAGTATGCTTAAGCAAGCAAAAAACAGAAGTAAGATAAAAGCTAAAAACAGATTGCAACTCTTACCGCCAACAATGTATGCACGAAAAGATGCCCTATACTCCTTAAGAGCTACTTTATGTGGGATTTCTTTCCATCCCTTGGTGAGACAGACTAAGCTTATTACTGCCAAGAAGATAGCTGCAGTGGAATGAGACGCCATACTTCTCTCTGCATTATTACCGATGAGCCAATTTGAAAAAACCTGGCTACCAATAAGACATGCTGACTCGAAGAAACTCATTAACCAAAATGTCTCACTCAGCATATCTTGCCTGTGCCCTTGCTGCAAACATATGTgaagttcatcataattagcaCTATCGCCCATCCAACACATGATCATTTTACATTTCTAGACAAATTTGATCCTACATATAAACGGCAAACAGAATCTGAAAATAGGACATCTCTCACCAACCTCTTCATGTTGAACCACCATCCACGTCTCGAAACCGAATGAAAAAACTGAACTTGTGATTGACAAACAAATACTCGCCACCCAAACACTCGAATGAGGGGCGAATCTCTTCAACAAGCCAACAAGGAGGTgtagaaagcaaaagaagaagcaaaCTTTCTTTGGACCTCTACACGAAAAACACAACGAAATCAGTTTAGGTTTCAACAGTAGGGAATTCAACAACAAACttcaaaaacaagactagcatTTCAGGTCAGGAGGAGGCACTCACATTAAATCAGAAAGTACTCCTAAGAAAGAACCGATAGAAATCGAAGCCGCAAGTCCTACGCAGAGATAAAGCACCATTTTCTCTTTGCTTAATCCGTAGTAAGCTAGCTCAACTTCACCGAACACCGACCACAGTCCTTCCATAACTGAAACCAAAACGCGGATCAGTCATCAAAACCTAATCACCACTACACTAGTCAAAACCAAAAAATTTGCAGATGAAAGAAACGAAGATCTCGAAACGACGTCGATTTACCTGAGGCGAGAGAATAGAGAAGCAGGAAGTTCCTCTGGAACCGAAAAGACGAAGCGGTGGGGGAGACTCCATGGTCGAACAGAGACGGAGCAGCTTTCGCGGCGGAGGTGCTGTTGGTGCTGCCGGAGGCGTAAGGGAAGAAGAGAATCGAGAAGAGGCAggcgaagaagatgaagatgtaaAGCGCGGGGCTCGGTTCCCAAACGGAGCTCTCAATCACCACCGCCATTGATTCCGATTCCGATTCCGAAATCAAAACCAGAGAGAGCCCTtcgaatctctctctctctctctctctctctctctcagagatTGGGAGCCACCATTGTCAGAGCGCGGATTTGATTTGTGGTTTCAGATCTCAAAAATATGGAAGGAGAAGAAGGATTTCGAGATTTTGAGCTCTACGCCTGTAACTATCACAATTAACCGTCTTTTCTGTTTATAAACGTAGATGCACAGTGAACACTGTAGCTCACAACGCCGAAACGGCGCCGTTCTGTTGGGGTTTTGCACTTTTGCTTCTGGGCTTCAACCGAAAATTAGTGCCGCGCGATCGGACACAAGGAAATAGGGAGATTTGTTATGAAACTGTGAGCTTTTGAGATCAAGTCTAGACTAGCCAATGTTACATGGCCACGTGGATAAGTACTTATTTGTGCTCGGCTTATGTCTTATTGACTGGTTTGACCAATTTAGTGATTCAGTAGTATTTTTCAGATCTTTTCTCTAAAATGTTGTTCTCTATTGTGGGCAATGCACAGAGTCCTTTATACCTCAAGTTAATGCGTGTCTTGCCACTGCTATGAGGGGCGCTCGAATAAAACCTTAACCTATCCTGATtgagttaattaaaacaaataaatacaaAGGGTTATTATATATCATATCTTGAATTGGGAAGTGACTAATGAATAATAAAGTAAATTCTATATCTGTTCAaataaatccctatttgtgtgtctggcctaaaccctaggttacttgacctagtgataATAAAGTttaattagaatgatctagatattcatattcaatgtatgattacatttccttgtatgattcggattctatgcattgtaattctctatataaagaggcccctattatcaatgagaatacacagcgattttctctcaattcccgtttctctaaaacacgttatcagcacgaagccttaaccctgaaaaccctaatttcgtaaccCTCAAAATCCTACAACCACCGCCTCACATATCGAAGCCCTAGTCCCAAGAAACCCAGAACAGGTGGCGGAATCACCGGAACCGGTCGGAAGCCACCTGAACCGGCTATCGGAAAATTCGGATCGGCCCCTGCCCTGAGCCTGCCTTGTGCCTGCCCCCTGCAAGCACCTGTCGAGAGCTGCCAAGCCCCTGCTGACAGCCCTGCAAACACCTACCGAGCCCCTGCCAATAGCCCTGCACGCATCTGCCGAGACCTGCGCACCCATGTGCCTGCACCTGTCGacacctgccgagcacctgctgACCCCTGCGCAGCACCTGCCGAGACTTGTCGACACCTGCCTAGCACCTGCCGACAGATTGCCTGCCAGCCTTGCACAGCCTCCGCACTCCCCTGCACAGCCCCTGCAGCAGCCCCGCACAACCcagcctagctccggccaccagattccggccacttttccggctaCCTCCGACAACCCTTTTCCGGCCATCTTCAACAGCTTTTtcggtcaagatttccggccacctttcaaagtaaatttttctaaaagttttgaagtttttcattcttttcttttttttctcggggacttgcaacctctcttcttctacccccctttcttcttcatagaggagaccaaaaagccgaactgtggaggttcgtgctcactccaagcttggagcttgtagattcctccaaacttagagtttgttgagataaaacgatcgaccacaaacatcattgtttcgatctaatccaacccctcttggaataaaatttcttggaagcgactacgctcagaaatttttattgtttacgtGGCAGCTTATTTCGCTTCGAAACTAaccttattttcttgttgtttttcaggatgagtaacttgaacaagttgagcttcgctccactagagacaacaggtgcaggataccacaagtgggtccgtgatgtgcgccagcatcttaaggctgatgggatcctgagtacgatccaagagccaagtcaggacatgcttactcctcaacaagctgctgcttttgaagcaaatagagctacgagagaggtgaatgaagctaaagccatcattctcatgacaaggcacatgaatgacgcgctccagaatgagtacctcaatgaggaagacctaaGAAAACTAtcggtagaactcgagcagcgttttggcaatgtccgtaactccctgcttccagacttaaaagtgagatggcatagccttcgcttctgtgatttcaagtccgtacttgactacaattctgaagcacttcgtatcaagtctttgatggaattctgtgggcagaaaatcactgatacgatgttgatcaaga is a window from the Rosa chinensis cultivar Old Blush chromosome 2, RchiOBHm-V2, whole genome shotgun sequence genome containing:
- the LOC112188375 gene encoding probable prolyl 4-hydroxylase 9: MRIDPIMRPKSLKGNWSSRLKFKAKLRLPTVLVFCSFFFLAGFFISSLFSQDVDGGGNTPRTRLLETEYETLPFGETGDESLTSIPFQVLSWYPRALYFPNFASAEQCETIIDLAKPALKPSTLALREGETEENTKGIRTSSGMFLSAYQDKSGTLDVIEEKIARATMIPRTHGEAFNVLRYEIGQKYNSHYDAFHPEEYGPQTSQRVASFLLYLTDVEEGGETMFPYESGLNLDGKHDSQECMGLRVKPRKGDGLLFYSLFPNGSIDPLSIHGSCPVIKGEKWVATKWMRDQVQEE
- the LOC112190235 gene encoding uncharacterized protein LOC112190235; its protein translation is MAVVIESSVWEPSPALYIFIFFACLFSILFFPYASGSTNSTSAAKAAPSLFDHGVSPTASSFRFQRNFLLLYSLASVMEGLWSVFGEVELAYYGLSKEKMVLYLCVGLAASISIGSFLGVLSDLIGPKKVCFFFCFLHLLVGLLKRFAPHSSVWVASICLSITSSVFSFGFETWMVVQHEEQGHRQDMLSETFWLMSFFESACLIGSQVFSNWLIGNNAERSMASHSTAAIFLAVISLVCLTKGWKEIPHKVALKEYRASFRAYIVGDKRVWLLAWAQACLHFSVAVFWILWAPTIVADGREVHLGLIYPCFLGSRMLGSTVFPWLISGLSSLRTDDCLVYAFIVLGLVMSITAYDYQEVGMLVTLFCIFHAGLGVVLPSLARLRTMYVPNALRGGMISLSQAPANAAILLFLVQGKYHNNIGNSTIIAFAALGLFTAAGCMHVLKRWGKQPYQNWHKL
- the LOC112183844 gene encoding keratin-associated protein 5-1-like, encoding MAGKGLSEVAGKVAGIWWPELGWVVRGCCRGCAGECGGCARLAGNLSAGARQVSTSLGRCCAGVSRCSAGVDRCRHMGAQVSADACRAIGRGSVGVCRAVSRGLAALDRCLQGAGTRQAQGRGRSEFSDSRFRWLPTGSGDSATCSGFLGTRASICEAVVVGF